The genomic DNA CTCTATTTATATAAAGATTCAATATAAAGTCTTTCTGAAAATAGTGAATATATCCGACACTCTATCTAAATTTGTTCATAGCTAAAAATCATGGTAAAAGAATAATGCAAGGTTGGTTTTGAGTAGGGATTTGAGATTGTTAGGTTGGAGGAGTGCGGTTAATCAGATGACCAAATGTGCATCATTCCCCAATTTCCAAACCAAACATAGTGCAATTTCCATAAATTTTAATGGTGGGATTTTCTTGCTGTCTATTAATTATTGGGTAATGAAATTAACGAGTAGAAGTTAGAGGTGGTTAAGTCAAAGTAGTTGGCCAGAATCACGATAATGGAGTATAATTCGGACTAAAATTAGTACATGGCACGTTTCTTGGACTCCTGGAGCTCATATGGTAGTAATGGGTCTTTTCTTCTTcgaaaaacaatattttaaaattacatttttggacTGCATTGCCTATTATAAGTTGTCGCTTTCCACTTATGGTTGACTTCTTCTAGATTCATGCCATCATTCTCATAACAGACTTTAGATAGCTATGGAAACGGCACAGTTGCCAATTCTGTCCTTTTCACTTTTCCTTTGCAACTTTCTGCATATCCATGCATTCGCCTCTTCCCCATATTATGGAAATAACACATACACACTTCAATCAAACATTTGAATAGACATAAATATCGTTCTGTATTGTTTTGTTTTGGTATACACAAATATGGTCAAAACTAATCCAAATACAATGAAACACCGAAATATTGATTGATACAAAAATTAGAGGGTAAGTTTGGTTTTGGCGATTGAAAACGGTGATAGGGACAAAAAGTGAGATTAAAAACAATTATGATATATGTGTTTAGATTTAATTGATAATGTGGTAGTGAGATCAGAATAACAAAtgattattatatattaaattattaaaatttgtattaaattaaattatattaaaattatcttgtattaattataattaaaatactataattatgctttattgaataataattaagattatatttatactaaaaCAAATTATTATTACTTCTATATtagatttatattaaataatatagtctcatttactatttatattaattttgtatGAATATGTTTGATACATAATTCTGTTATGtgctataatataatatatattaaattattaaaattatgttctattaaataataattagacATATATTTAAACTaacaataaattaataattacaaAATAGAGGAATTAATATGATAATTATCTTACTCCGGTGCATTCACTGGAGGTTTTACCTCGGGCCAGTATTTGGGGATCCAGTGTATTTAGACCACCCACTGAAGATTTTCCAAAGACATCTAAAACTCCAGTGCGTTTCAATGGCAATTTTTTTGCCCTTGAGTGAATCCAGAGGAAGGTTTAGGATTTTTTATGCTGATTTAAGACAAAAATATGAGGTAGCAGCCAATACTGTCGATACCAGTACAGTTACAACGAATATATCCCTAGCTACTAAGTTCAAATATGATGCAGGGTAGCATATTTAGTTGGCTTTAAACTATGCTACTATGCTAGTGTAAATAATTCAATGATTATGATTAACCCTTttgttaaaaaaatgaaaattgacTGTTTCAGGTGCATATATCCGCAGTTGGTCCTGATAAAATGAGGATATCTTGGATTACCCAAAACTCAGCTCCATCAGTAGTAGAATACGGTACATCAGCAGAGGCGTACACGAAATCTGCAACTGGAACTTCTTCTTCCTATCGTTACCTTGTATATAAATCCGGTCAAATTCATCACGTAGTCATCGGTCCCTTGGATCCCAACACTGTCTATTACTATCGTTGCAGCTCTGATTCAACCCGCCAATTTAGTCTCAAAACTCCTCCGGCTCATCTTCCCATCAAATTCACCGTTGTTGGTATGTCAGgttctaaacacctaaatttctAGTTCTTATTTTACGTTATTGATTATACAAATGTGTGTGCATTGCAAGGTGATCTTGGACAGACAGGATGGACAAACTCAACTCTCCAACACATAGCACAATCGAATTACGACATGTTGTTACTGCCAGGGGACCTAGCGTATGCTGATTTTGTACAACCTCTTTGGGATTCATTTGGCCGCCTGGTCGAGCCACTGGCTAGCCAAAGACCCTGGATGGTTACGCAAGGGAACCACGAAGTCGAAAAGATCCCCATCATCCATTCCACGCCCTTCACTTCCTACAATGCACGATGGCGCATGCCATTTGAGGAAAGCGGTTCCACTTCCAACTTGTACTTCTCCTTCGATGTGGCCGGTGTCCACGTTATCATGCTCGGCTCTTACACTGATTTTGATCCTGACTCGGATCAATTCAAGTGGCTGCAAGGTGATTTGGGGAACATTGACAGGGGAAAAACCCCATGGATCGTTGCGCTAATCCATGCACCCTGGTACAATACCAATACTGATCACCAAGGAGAACCTGAATCAGATCTCATGAAGCAACACATGGAAGTTTTGCTTTATAAAGCACGGGTGGATATTGTTTTTGCTGGCCATGTTCATGCTTATGAACGCTTTGTAAGCTTtccttttcatcttcttttttattttttccccaTATATTCAAGTTTTCTTATAATTGCATCTTTGTCCCTTTCAATGTCTAGACTCGGGTATACAATGGACAAGCTGATAACTGCGGTCCGATTCACATCACAATCGGCGACGGCGGCAACCGTGAAGGTCTAGCTAAAAAGTGAGTCGGTTTTCCAAAGATAAACATAGCCAACTGTtgtctaatttaatctaaaatgatgaaaacatGTTTTGTTACGAGTTGTTTAGGTATATGGATCCGATAGCCGGAATATCAGTATTCAGGGAAGCAAGCTTCGGGCACGGCCAACTTGAGGTGGTGAATGCAACGGATGCAGTGTGGACATGGCATAGGAACGATGATGATGTCTCAGTTGTTTCAGATACAGTTTGGCTCAGAAGCCTTTCCTCGAATCCTGCTTGTAAATCTTAACTTCTAATCCTATGATACAATTGATtcattgattaaaaaaaaaaaaaaaacaaatctcAGAACCATAGGAAAATGCAATAATAAAAGAGGAAATCgtttttaaatgattttctaTGCAGGTTTACAAATAACATGCTTCCATGTTTTTGAATAATAGATTAAAATTCAAATGATTCTTCAAGAGATTAATGACAAATGTGGCATCGAGCTCAATAATAATATTTGCAATATTCATTTGCCTGAGAGATCATTCCTAAGAACCCGTAGTAATATTAGTGGTATGAGCAATCTAATTACCGCAGTGGTCATGAATAATGGCGTCAGTACCGGCTGCACCCCAATTACCAAAGGAAGATCATCTGTATACTGTAATGAAATTAAACCATCGCAAGGGTAGGGCAAAAAATAAAACACCATCGTCAGGGAGGTGGCAGAATAAATTTTTACTACTTAAACAAAAACACTTTCAAAACTACTATTTTAAAAGAACAAAAATGTAtcattctttttaaaaaatattgctCGAGTGTATTGTAAATGTTTACATATTTTTAACTATTcatctttttcaaaaattataatcattatattttatatatttttacattttttttctcTCACACACGTCTTAAATACAATAGTTTATTTAATACCTTATGGTTCTTATGGCACTCACTTCTACTTATAAGTTGTATACGTATTCAGGGGGAATCACTTCTACTTATAAGTTGTATACGTATTCAGGGGGAAGTTAGAAAATATTTTTAGGGGGagccgaaattaaattataatttttatgatagcaaaaatgtaattttaccatttgaaTAGTCTATATTTCTAtaacttttaaaagattaaatcaaattttttttatcatttttaggaagataaagtgcaattttacctttactaatttaaaattttaaaacttttaaagggcctaaataaaaaaaaaagttattttaggGGGTCGAGGTCCCTGCCAGCCCCTAGATACGGCCCTATACTTATCAAATGGATGTTAAAAAGATCTTCCTAAATGGTGACTTAAATGAAGAAGTATATATGGAACAATTGGGAGATTTTTATACTTTTCGAAGATGAAAATAAGGTTTGCAAATTAATGAGGTCGTTATATGATTTGAAACAAAGGACTAAATAATGTCATCACAAATTTGATACAACAATACTATAAATGGATTCAAACATAATGGGGTTGATAAGTACATATATTCAAAGTTCAGTATGGAATATGGAGTAATGATTTGTCTCTATTTAGATTATATAtgcttatatttaataataatatgacTGACATAAATGAGACAAAGAGGTATCTGacctttatttttaaaagaaatattcaAATGAGGTTGATACGGTATTCGACATTAAAGTTAAGAAACATGGTAATAGTAATGTTCTTAACCAAAGTTGTTATATTGAAAAACTAGTTGCAAAGTTTAAACATATCAATATAAAGGAAGTAAATACTCCTTTCAACTCGAGCATGAAATTGGTTAAAACTCATGATAAAGTAATTGCTCAACTTGAGTATCCAAGTGTTGTTGAAAGTATAATGTATGTCATGCATAGTACTAAACCAAATATAGTATTTACAGCATGCAAAATTGTCTAGGTATACAAGTAAAGCTTATATTATTTAGATTTTTCAGTGTTTTAGAAGGAATTTCTGATGCAAGTAGGATTACTAGTTCAAATGATAATAAATCAACTAGGAGGAGGAGTTGTCAATTGGGCTTCTAAGAAACAAGCTTTCATCTCT from Gossypium arboreum isolate Shixiya-1 chromosome 9, ASM2569848v2, whole genome shotgun sequence includes the following:
- the LOC108456054 gene encoding probable purple acid phosphatase 20, encoding MAVMKGQVLVFVLAIAFIGCVVSYDRPPARKNISVLQSKQFSSTSPQQVHISAVGPDKMRISWITQNSAPSVVEYGTSAEAYTKSATGTSSSYRYLVYKSGQIHHVVIGPLDPNTVYYYRCSSDSTRQFSLKTPPAHLPIKFTVVGDLGQTGWTNSTLQHIAQSNYDMLLLPGDLAYADFVQPLWDSFGRLVEPLASQRPWMVTQGNHEVEKIPIIHSTPFTSYNARWRMPFEESGSTSNLYFSFDVAGVHVIMLGSYTDFDPDSDQFKWLQGDLGNIDRGKTPWIVALIHAPWYNTNTDHQGEPESDLMKQHMEVLLYKARVDIVFAGHVHAYERFTRVYNGQADNCGPIHITIGDGGNREGLAKKYMDPIAGISVFREASFGHGQLEVVNATDAVWTWHRNDDDVSVVSDTVWLRSLSSNPACKS